CAAATGCGTGCACTTGACACGCGGTTGGGTGGAATCATCTCATCAAAGTCAACGATTGATTTCCTTGGAAATTGTAATACAAATGTGAGATCCGAAGCCCAGGCTGGCTGCAGTTTTATACCGTGAATCCGAATATTCCGCAAAGACTTACAGGTTGAGCTCCCAGTCACGATAGGATGCCACTCCACAGCACTTTAACCCTTTTTGGATTTCGTTTATAATAAAACAAAGGTCCAGATCGTCCCGATATCTCTTGACTCCCAAGATCATTCCATTCCTCAGATGTTCTTCTATCCTGTCACTCAGGCCATAAACAGCGATCCCGCCGATTACCTCCACCATCACTAATATCAGATTCCCGGCGGTGAAGAACTTCAGCAAGCATTGGTTCTCTCTCAGCGCCCCGACACATGCAGCGAAGGACATGGTACTGACCACCAGCCCAACGCTCACGAAAGCCAACATTGGGTCAGTACTTAGATTGGTGATGTTCTCCAAGGCGAGAGATTCCTtgtcaatgagcccccagatccCGATCCCCAGGATTAGAGAGCCCAGCACGGTGAACACGAAGTTGAACATTATCATCGTGTACTTGATGCAGGCGTTGACTGTATTGGCCGCATGGTTCCGACGGTAGAGGTCGGCCACTTCTTGGCGGCGCTCGGGCTCCAACCCGCCCTCTGTTTCAGCACCGACCTCCTGTGGACAGCGACTAAAAGTCGCCGGCGCCATCCAGCCATCGTCGAGTCTTCCCTCCTGTTAGATTGGAAATAGAGAGAAATGATTGACCACACCTCAAGTGGAACATTTAGATTTAATCTTGTCATCCGAGACGGTCATAAGGCAGGACAGGCCAAGCCGTCATTGTCATTAACTACTCAGAGCACTAAGTTGCCAAATAGGTATTTGTCCAATCTGGTTATCTGGATGTAATCATTTACTCTTCCGCTTTGTCGAACGAAAGATTGCAGCGAACAAAGTGGGATTTAATTTGGCTGAACCATCTAATTAAGAAAGTTATGCATATAATGTGAACATTCTACCGCGCGGATTCCAGTGTTTTACAGTGTAAAAACGTATAAAAAATCATATTTGTAGGCCATGGGGTTTCATGTAAGacagaaacaaaacaaaatcgCCTGGTCCAAAGATGACAATCTTGATTCTGATAGGGGACGAATGCACATACGCTCCAAACAACATTGCATGGAGCACATGGTTGTGTCCATTGAATCCAGTGAAATGTACAGTATGAATAGGCAAAAATACACCCCTgcctacacacatacacacagttaCATGCACCCGGTTTCATGCACACACGAACTGGCCACCACACAAAATAACAGCAAAACACCACAGTTTCGGAagtgaagatcaaactgcgctgggtaggtcacgtctccagaatggaggaccatcgccttcccaagatcgtgttctatggcgagctctccactggccaccgagacagaggtgcaccaaagaagaggtacaaggactgcctaaagaaagctcttggtgcctgctacattgaccatcgccagtgggctgatatcgcctcaaaccgtgcatcttggcacctcacagttcggcgggcagcaacctcctttgaagaagaccgcagagcccacctcactgacaaaagacaaaggaggaaaaacccaacacccaaccccaaccaaccaattttcccttgcaaccgctgcaaccgtgtctgcctgtcccgcatcggacttgtcagccaccaacaagcctgcagctgacgtggacattacctccataaatattcgtccgcgaagccaagccaaagagaaagagaagatacTTCCTGAGAGACTGGGACATGTTCTCACATTAATACCtactcaatttaaattaagcagattcaAACATGCTCAGTCAAACTTGGGTCGATCAGAGCTTgagtgttattttggagagtcaGATTTATCTTATCGCCTCGTGTTTTGTCTCACTTTTCCGCATTAATCAAAAGTGAGACAATCAGAACATGAAAAAATCCTGTGGCTAACGAAATGTAATTTTGATCATATTGAAGCATTCTGATTAGGGCACCATGTAAGTGTCACTTTAAGATTAGACTGGTCCGATACAAATATAATTGAGATTTGCACATTTCACATGGATACAAAACATAATATAATCCCATCCTTTAAAACCTACTAATTTACTACACCTAAATTATCTAATTAATTAAATGTAGATTACTTCGTTTCCCATGACAGAGTAGAAATCAACAACAATTCTATAAAGACCATTCAAATTGTTATGTCTCTCCAAATGCTACTACCACATAGAGTCATCGGATCATCCAGTAGGACAGCATAGAAATCAGGCCTCACCACCTAACTTGTACATGCTGACGTTGTCTGCTGAAGGTAATCCTATTTTCCCGCATttcatccatatccctctaaatcttgaAGAGACTAAAAATGGCGAGAGGAACTCCGCAGGGCAGACaatatccatgggtagaaatcgtCAGTCAATATTTCCACCTTTCATCAAGACTTGGGGAAATATTAGCTCTATAAAGTGGGATTGAAGCTGGGGATGGGCCCCAGAAGTGATTGGACATAAGGAGTGTGAGGCAGAAATAAAAGTTGATGGAAAACCGTTAGGAATGGGGTggagttggaaaaaaaaattaagtgcagAAGCAGGTtctaaaaaagagaaagaaacagagaAAGGGGGGTTGGATTACCCAAAATTACAACAATCAATATTCATGTGATTAGGTATAAGGCTGAAAAGGAAGAATATTTCTTCTAAATCATCCCTGTCCATGCATATGCCCAAATTTAAAGTGTACttgcctctatcacttcctttAACAGCTCCTTCCACATATTTGAAATCAAATTTAgccatagagcatggtaacaggccattttggcccatgagtctgtgctgcccagtcattaAACTAcactctggtacgttttgaatagtggggaggaaaccagagcccctggagaaagcccatgcagacatggggagaatattaaaactcattacagacagcgtgggattgaaacccaggtctggtcccaattgctggtgcagtaaagggcttgcactaactgctatgccaaccatgctgccatcctctgtttaaaaacaatcaactgccttttaaatctttcccctcttatatctatgtcctccagttttagactTTCATCCCCTGGGGAAAGAAgactgactatttaccttatctatgcccatcATATTTGTAGAAACTTATGCAAGGAACCTGTCAACCTACTATGCACCAGTGGAATATCCCAGTTTATGCAGCCTCTTGTTATGATCCAGTAACattctcatgatttttttttctgcaccaaTAGCTGGATGCCTATACTTGACACAATACTCAagggtgtggtctcaccaatattgtgtacagttgtaacatagtGTCACCGCTCCTGTTTTCAATGTCCTGACCAAGCAAGCTCTTCTGTAGCCTCTTTCACAGAATTATGTGCCTGGAGCCCTAGGTCCCTggtctacaacactctccagggccatATCTTTCACTGTGTTAACCCTGCCCTtgtttaacctaccaaaatgcaacaccttgcccttgtccaagttaaattccatctgccattccttggcccgcATTCCTAGTTTTCTAGATCCTATGGTAACCACAAATTGTAGCAGTTGCATACTTACCTTCATCGGGAGCAATGCTGGCTGCCATTGATGATGTAATCAATATGACACCTGGGAGTAATAGTCACATGCTCAGGTGTGTTAAGTGTCGGTatatgggtgatgaatctcagacacaggaggaggagagtgagagtgtcaggatcacctgtgtggcggtgagccaatgagaaggtcagaggagtttagctgggtgatgttgggggagttgaagaatgcaattttgtgtctagtgaataattttttaaaaaatagaaagtcgacttcatggtgtgctgagtgaaacgagtgagtgtattctttgtttgtaagctgtggtgaatcagtgctCTTACAGTGGTGGTGACCCCCAGGAGTTCACAGTactttctaatttaaaatggatagagATGAGGATAAACCCCTTACATGAGGTGTTGGGGAGGTCAAACGGaagatttcccccccacccccaccttattattaataatgcaccaacACGGTTCATGATTCTCAAAGCATGCTTCTCTACCATCAGTGTCATGAGTTAGAAGATGAAGTACAATTTACTTGTGGTGCaccttccagagcagattgcctgtgaagtggaggatgtcttagtggatcCAGATTGTAATCTCCCATACAACATGCTTAATGCGGCTGTTCTGAGACATACTCAGCCATCTAGGGAGACTGGGTTGCCCAGTTACTAGCTGATGACAGCCTAGGCGATAGGCAACCATCACAGATCTTGAGGAGATGGCACAGGCTAGCTGGAACAGACCCTGTCAATATTTACCTCATCATTTCCAAGAGCATTCGGtgagtgtcttttgaatgtcagttGGTGGATCATGCCAATCTCGTTATGTCCATGACCTCTGTGTGGAAAATAGAAGGAATGGTGTCTTCCCCAATCAACAGAAGCAAATGGAACTGAAACAATTGTTACTGCACCTTGTGAAGCACCAGTTCCTTATCAATTGAAGGTCGCGCCagcaccatatcaatcaaaaatcATTGAGGTGGAGCAGCAAATGGCAACACTGACTGtgcaggtccaggctttgggcaCAAAACAGAATTCCTTCTGCTGACATGGTTGGAATCATAGTGGTTGAGGACATTGTAGTGGCAATGGATAGCATATTTGTTGGAAACATCAGAGATTTGGTATTGCTGCCCGGTCCTGTCAGCCACCTTACgacttctacaaatggcagccAGGAAACAACCAGGCCTGGCAGTAAAGGCAACGCTGCCCATGAGCACGTCAGCTTCCATCTCTTCCTCAAAGTCCATCTCTcgggtgttcaatttcttgttgaTTCTGGTGCAGAGATTTCAGTGGTCCCTCCAACACTGACACCCCAATATGTCAAGTGTTCTTTCAGCCGCgaatgattctcatattcaaCATGTAGCCAGAGGTCACTCACGTTGGATTTTGGTCTCGAGGAACTTTTTTCAGTGGGTTTTCACGGTTGCAAATGTGGCAAATTTCATTTTGAGAGTGGAtatcttgtcacatttttctttgttggtggaAAAATTGCAGTGTCTCTagtatgcaagtgagctgcatctgTCATCCCGTGAATGTTGTTATCTGCCTGATGAGCCTTCATcttggctcctgccctttctcaGCCTTGCTCAAGTTTTTCCCATGCCTAGTGACCTCCTTCCCACCAATGTGCTATCTATACtactatgtttcctgttataccttgAGTTCCTTCATCTGTGACACCTTGTCGaacgccttctgaaaatccaaatacacaacatccactgcatctaccTTTACCTCACcctcttgtcacttcttcaaaggatTCCAATACCTtcatcaagcaagattttcccttaaggaaactatgctggctttggcctatcttgtcatgtggcTCCAAGTATTCCATAAccccatccttgacaatcaactccaacatcttcccaaccactgacatcaggctaaccggttgataatttcctttctgctgtctccctcccttcttgaatactgGTTTTCCATTTTtctatttgtgattttccagtcctccaagaCCATACCAAaatttattgattcctgaaagatcaaaaccaatgcctctacaatgtctactgctacttctttcagaacccgagggtgcaatctatctggtccaggagacttatccatgctcagaccattcagctttctgagcaccttttcctttgaaataataactgcactcacttcccttccctaatgcactttgacatctggcacatggctaatgtcttccacagtgaagactggtgcaaaatactcatttagttcctctttcatcccattattatttctcc
This genomic window from Narcine bancroftii isolate sNarBan1 chromosome 3, sNarBan1.hap1, whole genome shotgun sequence contains:
- the tspan10 gene encoding tetraspanin-10; the protein is MAPATFSRCPQEVGAETEGGLEPERRQEVADLYRRNHAANTVNACIKYTMIMFNFVFTVLGSLILGIGIWGLIDKESLALENITNLSTDPMLAFVSVGLVVSTMSFAACVGALRENQCLLKFFTAGNLILVMVEVIGGIAVYGLSDRIEEHLRNGMILGVKRYRDDLDLCFIINEIQKGLKCCGVASYRDWELNLYFNCSSPGIHACGVPSSCCINPQENGTVMNSQCGFGTLHMEEVTAQNYIFLLGCMPRLTSWLTSNAALIGAVGVIITIVQVFGLIFATKILSDIKLIKALW